A single region of the Capra hircus breed San Clemente chromosome 14, ASM170441v1, whole genome shotgun sequence genome encodes:
- the LOC102168470 gene encoding uncharacterized protein C8orf76, with translation METGCWLLGGEFEDSVFEERRERRPGPPESYRAKRCEPQWFYEEIGSSDDVEALTVQKFKGDLAYRRQEYQKALQEYSSISEKLPSTNFAMKRDVQEGQARCLVHLGRHKEALEIATNLENKATNTDHLTTVLYLQFTICSSLQNLEKTIFCLQKLISLHPFNPWNWGKLGEAYLNLGPALSASLASSQKENSFTSSDTAIKSSFPHSGKDCLLCFPETLPESSVEVSSGNKQKSEKALKNIQNHMTEERAAVLLETEMKACASFIRTRLLLQLAQSQQTSFALERNLRTQQEIEDKMKRFSFKEDTLLLIAEVMGEDIVPEKIRDEVHTEVKCVGPAALTTLVIGSSKEFEDKWFRKIKDHFCPFENQFHTEIQILP, from the exons ATGGAAACGGGATGCTGGCTGCTCGGCGGCGAATTCGAGGACTCGGTGTTCGAGGAGAGGCGGGAGCGGCGGCCTGGACCACCCGAGTCGTACCGCGCCAAACGCTGCGAGCCGCAG TGGTTTTATGAAGAAATAGGGAGCAGCGATGATGTTGAAGCTCTGACTGTCCAGAAATTCAAAGGGGACCTGGCCTACAGACGGCAAGAGTATCAG AAAGCACTGCAGGAGTATTCCAGTATCTCAGAAAAACTGCCATCTACAAATTTTGCCATGAAAAGGGATGTCCAGGAAGGCCAGGCTCGATGCCTTGTTCACCTGGGAAGGCACAAGGAAGCCCTGGAGATTGCCACAAACTTG gaaaataaagCAACTAACACAGACCATTTAACCACTGTACTCTACCTCCAGTTTACTATTTGTTCCAGTTTGCAGAACTTGGAGAAAACCATTTTCTGCCTACAGAAACTGATTTCTTTGCATCCCTTTAATCCTTGGAACTGGGGCAAATTGGGAGAGGCTTACTTGAACCTGGGGCCAGCGCTGTCAGCATCGCTTGCGTCATCTCAGAAAGAGAACAGTTTCACCTCAAGTGACACGGCTATCAAATCCTCCTTTCCCCACTCaggaaaagactgtcttttgtgtttccctgaAACTTTGCCTGAGAGCTCTGTGGAAGTAAGCAGTGGTAACAAGCAAAAGAGCGAGAAAGctcttaaaaatattcaaaaccatATGACAGAAGAGAGAGCAGCAGTGTTGCTAGAAACTGAGATGAAAGCCTGTGCCTCTTTTATACGAACCAG GCTTTTGCTTCAGCTTGCCCAATCTCAGCAAACATCGTTTGCTTTGGAGAGGAACTTAAGGACTCAGCAGGAAattgaagataaaatgaaaaggttCAGCTTCAAAGAAGACACTTTGCTGTTGATAGCAGAG GTTATGGGCGAAGATATCGTCCCAGAAAAAATCAGAGACGAGGTTCACACAGAGGTCAAGTGTGTTGGCCCCGCGGCCCTGACTACCTTGGTGATCGGGTCTTCGAAAGAGTTTGAAGACAAGTGGTTCAGAAAGATCAAAGACCACTTCTGTCCCTTTGAAAATCAGTTCCACACAGAGATACAGATCTTGCCTTAG